The segment GTGTTGCGTTGATAGAGAGATTATCGGTTCTCGTGCTTCAATAGATTGGAAGCTTTTTAACGAGACTTGCAGAGTTCCCTAACCATTGGTTGATTGAAAAGAGTGAAAAATGTAATCTAACACCCTGGTGGTTTTCAATTCAGCTGTTTTTAACCTTGACTAAGATCTCTGAACTATGGAAGTTTGAGGTTTATTAGTTTCTCCAATTTAAATGGTGCATACTGGTATCGATCTATTTTATTACTTACAGTTTTTCCTTCTTTGTACTTTTTTGTACTGGTGCATTTCTGCAGGTCTTGTTTATGTAAGACCAGTTTGGTCAAAAACTCTATAATGGAATGAATGattaagagttaaaaaaaatactagtcaaaaataataattcataatgGAAAGCAtgagttcaatttttttttttcaaaaaaaatattagcttAATCACATTTAGTTGAATCTCATAATTAGATGGTTTATTTTTGATCAACGTTTCTTCATGTATATATGCCCAGTTTTGATGGTCATACTTTTATGTATCatactactccctctgtttttgtATGTAAGtagttttaacaaaaataagtttGTTTCACAATATAAGATGTCTACATAATCCAAAACCCCTTTTGCATTTATTACATATGTTGTGACCAATCTAATAATTTATGTGTTTTTTATTATTGGCTAAATTTATGTACTAATTGCTTTTTTTCAAAAGTaacaattttcttaatattatcacttttaacTAAACTACTTACATAtaaaaacagagagagtatatCATATGACAGTGCCATCTTAAACAATTTAATAGTTTTGGACGAAACATAAAATATGGATATTTTTACTACATTTTCGTCTAACATTTTCTCattgcattttaaaaaaaattaaaccacaAGAActttttgatattaattttttttttatagaaaaatgtgTCTTTTTATGAAAATCAGGTTTTGTAAACGTGAAAATTGGAAATGGTGAACCATACATACTTTGTTTTTTGTCTTGTATTAGGTTTAATTTATGAtgaattttatagttttattatagatttatcaactatttgataaattaacATAGTGAAATAAGCTTTTATAATCcataaaataacactaaaatttTTTGTGAACCCATAGACTCATGGCAAATGTCTACGTTGTCATGGGTAAGAGCCTACCCTGCAGCCCAATAGTGTAAACAAACTCGCCCTAATTAAGAGAATAGCAAGTCGGCTTAGGGATGAGGAGAAGAAGTCGTCCAATTTACTTATAAATACAGCTTTACATTTTCTTGCCGAGTTTATggttctcttaaagtttcaatAATTTGGTCTTGTAATCAACCTTTGATCTCCATAAATGTTTTCAAATAACACACCACTGAATTCGTGCTTTCATCTTGAACACGCCGAGTTCAGATTTAACACAACACTAATTGCTTTCATTATGTACACTATTGAGTATCGACACATTTGTAAGTGATTTTATTGTTACTTGTATACTAATGTGCTTCTAAAATTTGTTAGATGATCTACTCCTAACTCCTAGTCAATTAACTGGAAATGGAATTTTGATACTCGAATATAACATGTTCTTATATTATACAGTATTAGTTTTATACAAAAAGTAGGTATCAGTGAGATATATTATTCGGCCGTCTGGCGTCTAGACCGTTTGATCGACGGATGTTTATGCCGAAATGTTGTTGACATCCATCACCGGTACTGTCATGGATAAAACTGTATTTGTATTTCCTCGACCTAATAAACTTGAGACACCAATACTTGTTTAATTCCATCATGGAAGAAGCATTAATGTCCTTTCGACATATAACAAAACAATCTTTTTAATTCGTACGTAACAGATTCAAATGCATGACTTTCCTACATTACAAAACCTCTTTCTTAAATCAAGAAAGTAGCCGAACATCTCCAAGTGACTGCAAGAAGAATGGTTCAGGAACAGCACACGTCGAGTaaaacttttcttctttttattttatttcacacTTCACGTGTTGTGTGTGGAACTGTGTTCACATTAGTTACAGCTCAACACAACTATATTCATACAAAGTCTTGATAGTATTAACTGCGTAGAACCAATACCTTCGAAACCAATAACTATAACCCAAAACCCATTTAAAAAACAAACTTAAAGAAAGAAATATTTATTGCTCAGCACAAAAGGTTAGGGAGATAATTAATAATCCATTACAAATCTTGGAGGCAGAAACATTAAAGTTCTTGAGTCGTACGAATACTCTAATGTTCAGACCATAGACTAAGTTTTTTCTTGTCATTGTCAACAACCTCATTTAATATTTTAGCAGTTGAAGGTGGAGAAGAAGTGATgctttcctttttatttacacttttttttatcttatagaCTTCAATAACTTCTCATattattctcttcttcttctttattgcTTATAGTTCTGAGATATCAAATGGATTCAAATCATACTATCCTCTTTGTGGCTTTCTTATTCTATGCTTAACTGTGAATGGAGTTACCGGATATGCCACGGTCACTGGCACGGTGTTTTGTGACCAATGCAAGGATGGAGAGAATCTTTGTTCGATTTTCCCGTCTCCGGTAAGTAAGAATGACATTTGTATACACTTTGTGTTTCGCTGTATCTCTGCTTTTTCTTTAGGATTGTGTTGTTGATTCCTTGCAGGAATCAAGGTTAGTGTCACATGTTGGATGAAAATGGACAAGTCTATATGTCAAGAGAAGAGACACTAACTGGCTTGGAGGATATGTTATGAGGTTCGACGGGACACCTGATCTAAGCAACTGTTATGCTCAGGTTTCAGACAATGGAGCTCAACAAGGCTCAAGTAGTAGTTGCAGCATCGCTTCAGGTCCTGCGCAGAAACTTAAACTATTGTTTAGTTCTTTGGGATTGAAACCTTCGTTGTGGATGCCCTTCTTGCTCAGCCGGTTCAGCCAATGTCTTCTTGTCCTAAACACCACCAGCTCCGGTTATGCCTCCTCCTCAGGTCCCGGTCATGCCTCCTCCTCAGGTTAAGCTTCCACCTTTGCCTCCAATTGCTCAAGTCCCGGTCTTACCTTCTCCTAAGGCCCCGGCCATGAGTCCTCCTCCAGATACATCGCCACCTCAATTTAAGCTTCCACCTTTGCCTCCAATCCCTCCAGTTCCATTTGTAGAGCCCTCAGCTTGTTGTCACAAGTGAGCTTTCTCTTTAATTCATTGCTTTTTACTTGCACCCATAAAAAATGGCCAACCTATCTAAATGACATAACATTTTGCTTTGTGACTTACATAGGTTATGGATAAGACCTGAGTACAGATGCTACTGGAAGGTGATAGGTCCAGACACGAAGGTCGCGGTCGCGTTTGGACTAGTAGCCGGGAGGAGATATGGTACTGATATGACAGTAGGGGAGGCCGCTTAAAGGGAGAGGAGAAGCCTACAAGACTCTCCTAAGGGAAGCAACAACTGCATTACTCAATTCATACAACTCTCTTGGCTTTCCTTATAACTCCGTTGCTGTGACCACATACACAAATATGGCTCTCCTTGGGAACTCCCAGCACGATGTTCTCATGACAGCTATCCGTTTCATCAAGGCTAACTCGGGGACATGCAAATTCACAGACTGCAAGTGATTTCagtgtgttttatttttatctttatttaaatACTCTACACTTTCTTATTTTCCCAATGTTCTTGGGTCCTTTTGTAACTAACACCTACTATGAAAAACTACACTTGGATTCATTATCTTTTATGAAATATTGTATGCCCTTCTAGTAATATGGACAAACACAAACTATTTCCCCACAGACGGCGCCAACTGTCGAAGGTTAAGCCATGTCTTTGCTTAAACAAAAACTCTTCTTCTAATGTTGTTACGTACTCTGTCTATTTAAGCCATGTCTTTTCAGTTTTCAGAGCTTGttgttattttcatttcttACGTCCAGACCATATTAACCGCTCAGTACCTTTTCTTGTaagaagaaataataaataactaGAATTGGTAATAGTAAAATATCATTCAAATTATGTGACAAAATATATGAACAAAATCTTGAAAAGTTTACGCTGGTGTGCGGTGACTCTGACTACAAGTACAACATTGTATCATGAATGaaaccaatatttttttcatgCAAAAAAACATCAGCATCTCAAACTAAAAAATCGTGATGAACAATCTAGTGCAATCTAACTAGAACAATTATTAACTAAGGTCACTACCAGAACTTTTGGCCTTTTTGCTAGCATGAATCTTAGCATAAATCTCCTTTGTCCTATAAGCCAACAGAATATCTAAACCGACTCCAATAATAGAAGCTAAAGCCATCACCAAGAAGACGAGACGGTAACAATGAGCTCCGACGCAAGTGTTGCCCCCACCAGGAGTTGGTTGTAGCCTCTGCATCGTAGAGGAACCCAGCGAGGAGACCAGAGAAGAGGAACGAGCCAAGTGGTAAGTTAAGTACTAAGATGTTGTAGATGAGACCATAGTATTTGAGACCAAAGAGTTCTGATGCTGTGGGTACAGTAATAGCTAGACGGACACCATAACAAACTCCGACCACCATTGAACCGATGTAAAGTGAATTGGGGACAGCTAAAGCCATTAGTAGATACCCTACAGCCATGAGGATTTGAGATGCTGCGTTCCATAGTGGTCTTGGTGTTCCAGCTTTCCTATAGAAATCAAGAGTAAAATTCACACTATTTGCTCAGTAAAGTTATAAATCAGCACGCTGATAAtgatcttctctttcttttttgagCATGAAAAATCTATGCTCGTAAATAGTTTGTAAACATCTTAAAGTTTGTAAAGAATCTAGAGGGGGAAATTCACGTGGTGAGGAATTAAACAGTGTGGTCCTAATAAAAAGAGCAAGATCGCTGGATTTGGACTTATCTATGCACAAGAACAAAAAACTATTGAAATGATCAAACAGAGAAATCTAAAAGATCTATTTTCTTTAATTGAAAAGTCAATAAGTGGAGAGAAAATGCAGACAAACCATTGATTGTGTGTCCATGGTGTAGATGGGTTATAGCTTTCTAATTAATGTTACAACGATAATGAAAGCTTAAGGATAGCTCCGTACCAAAAATACCAACCACATGAAAATAAAGTGAATAGTAAGTTGCGGGCGGATACAATTGTATGGAACATAAAGTGTCGGCAAGTGCTAATTGGAAGATGGTGTCGAACCTAACCAAATAATTAGACTTTTTGTCAACTTTGAAAATAGTTAGATATTAATTAACATTTGTCATtcacaaaaaataatcaaaacttatttatgtcaaatAACTTTTTGGTACAAGTGTTGTTTTAAGATTTCAATGCATTTATgatattagttaaaaaaaaaaatagcactaaaccaagtttttgttcataaagtagcactcaaggctcaaagtcacaaaaatatgtttgattaaagaggtaaatatacacttatacccttgAGTTAATTAATTCAAAGGGTGGGGTTTTAGattatggtttaaatttttaaaatttataaaaattaatattaaaataaaaaataaaaaattttaaaaacagtttcaaaaagtatttttaattataaaaagaaaatttgaaaaaaataaaaaaaaaattcgaaaaaaaaataaaaaaaaaaattataaaaatttcgaatcttaaaacatataatctgaaactataaaaaaatttcttttttttcatttttttattttattttatttattttatttatttttgtttgtttatttaattttaaaccaaaagtattagagatattttaccctttaatgaatgtcattttgtgactttctccttctagtgctatttttgagacataaacttcaaaaaatgctattattgacaattgccctattaGTTAATCTCTCTTAACTGtatactaaattaaaaaataaagataataaaattttaatatttaaatatttaaataaggataaactaaatattaactattttcttaattaacaTAGAAAACCTAAaacaaattttgatttgaaacaaaTGTAGTATATTTCAGCAAAGAAGGAGTGTTTAATAAGCACGTTTTGAATTATATACTTTTTCACGAAAATAACTTTATCgggaaataacaaaaaattgaaAGGTCACTAATAAAGTAGAAGGAGACTTACTTGAGAAAGTGTTCGGAGAGAGTCCGGAAAGAATACGACCGAAGAAGAAGCCCCAAATACTAGTCATGGAGACGAAGATCGAGACGTCTGTGTAACCAAGTGCAAGCCCAATCTGGCCCATGTTGTTCATCACTGCCAAACCAGTCCCTACACCACACAAGAACGACACGAACAGCACCCAAAAATCGACAGTCAGCATCGCTTCCATTATCGTGTGTCTTCTCCCAACACCGGCCTCTTCCTCTCCTCCACAGGACTCTCCTCTTCTTACAACTACTTCTTCCTTCTCCGCCGATCTCAGCAGCGGTTCTTGAACCCGCCCTTCCACGTCTTGTTCTTCACCGCGGTTCAAGCTTCGTATGAACGAGTGGAAAGGTATGGCGATCGGAGAGAACAGGAGGAAGAGAAGTACGGAGGCGAAAACGACCGAGAACACTCCGGTTTTGATTCCGATGATGTCGTAAGACTGAAGGTACACAGCAACAACGACGGCTAGGATGTTGAATACCGCGAAGTAACGCGTCTCTTCGCTCTCCTCGTCGGCGGAGGAAGCCGGAGGGATCTCACGGAGGAAGAAACCGCCGTGAGACAGACTCCGAAAGGCACCACCGCGAGAGTAAAACGAGAAACGACGCAGGATCGTTTGAGAAGAGAGCAGTGCAGAGATCGGTGTGAAATAGCCGTGCTTAGACCGACGTATCCTTTCAAGATCCCCGAGACCGGACCACGGTTTCGCCGGAAGTTTCGTATGCAAGTAACAAGAACCGCCGTGTTCATCCACGTCGTGCTGTTTCCTCCCATACAGAGGAATATACACATCTGAACATTACAAACCCTCAGAATCAAGAATTGCGCTAGTATAAATtcaagaatattatttttttttttaataatattatttgtacCTGCCAATAAGGGAGAGGGGTGATGGTGCGGCTAACGACGAGCCATTGTACACCATAGCCAAGAAGACCTTCTAAAGAACCGATAAGGAGGATCACTGGAGTGGAAAGACGGTCCGAGGCGAGGCCAGCGAGGATTCCAAAGGCTTTTCCGACGTCTTTAGCGACGGAGAGGTTGTTGAGCTGGAGCTGGTTGAGGTTCATGAGTGACTTGAGAGCGCCAGAGTAGTTGGAGAAAGTGTAGTTGTTGCCGGAGATGGACTGAACCCAAACCGCCGTCACAAATCCAAGCCATTTCAGTGCAGAAGAAGAGAGGGAGATCTCAGAATGCCCATTGTAGAAGAAAGAAGttcaagaagaagaatgtgTTGGTTGTGGAGGTTAAAATTAAGGGAGGTTTTATAGAAGGGAAAGGGGATATCTTTTGTTTGTGTGAGtgttttttagtttaattaaatCGTTGGTTTTTACATTTTGtaaacaattgtttttttttttaattatacaagTGGGGAATGAGAATAGAAAAGGTACGACGGCGACATGTAGTACGGTTAAGAAGGTGTGCAAACCGTGGATACATCACGACATGGAATATTTAAAAGACGGTGTGCTCATATTATAGATTTCTTAGTCGTTTAAAACAATTAAAGTAGGTGGCCAACTAGGCTATGTTGCTAGCCGTTGCTGCTTAGAATGTTGTTCCTCCAAAGCTTCATGTTAGACTCCTAATGCATATTGTGTATGATCCCATCTATACAGGAGATGTATGATCAAAACAGAGCTAAAATAGTTAATAAAGTGCGACATGAACTATTACAGAGAAAAATGTATGACGTGGACTGAATTAAGTGTTTTTCAAAGTACGATCTAGGCCTGGACATTTTATCTGATACATGAACCCGTACCGAAACTCGAAATGAAAAACCCAAGCCAAAATCCAaactaaaatagtaaaatatctGAATATGATAtagaattaggagagattggatattcAAGCTCAGACGGGTAAAAATTGAACCCGAATAGATATCCAAACATAATcgagtatatatatactaaaccctCTATTCCTAGTTTGCTTTTTcgttttattcaaaatatttatattgatgttGCATATGACTCAAGAtcagataatatacatataattatggacaaaatgATTTACTACTCATTTAAAATGCAAGTCAAACTtcttgtttcatgcattaacaATAGtgcatctaaaatttcaaaataacaatttttaaagtttatctccaaatatataaatagtctaacctattaaaaattaaaaaatcagttACGTTAATGGTAAATTTATAAGTACAAGAAACTTCGGTAATGAAaaatttgatttcttttttcaAAGTCTAAATATCCAAATCCTATCCAAAATAACCAAACCCGAGCGGGTTCCAGACTTCAATACCTATAGACCCGAAATCTTGAAATATTCCGATCCGAACTCAAACGGGTACCCAAAATGTCATGTCTAGTAGagtcaataaataaaaatttactttGGAGCATGTTAAGAGAAGTAGTAGAGAAAAAGAAATCGACCTTGCATAAAAAATTGACTTCTTTGGTGGATAACACAAAATGAAAACTTCACAAACAGATCGAGATGAAGCCAATTTAGTGGGGCAGAATTGGAACACCCAAccgaaaaatatttgaaaaatccATTGAAAAATCTAAGTAAAAATTGAGTCAAATTTTAACAAATGAAATGAAGAAATACAGCCACTTTATTGATGAAATACAAGATTAAATATTGAAGAACTTAATGGTGGTAATGATATTAAATGAATCTAGTATAGACATGTAATGGACAGTATGAAGACAATATATGGTATTTATATTGGTTCTACGAAGGGTTATAGCGCCTTGTCATATACACGAGAGATGGTTAAAGACACTCATGCGAGTGACTAGGATAAATTTATTTTCGTATCTATACAAAATAAAGAAGGCCGTTCGATGTACAattacaagattttttttttttacgtcgaaagactattctattactcaagttTGAGGTGGTCTGGATAACCAAATCGGAAtaaaacaaccaataaaatgttactccctatggaaggatctagcagtcttagctaaaaagtcTGAAATCTGATTGCGCGCTCGTGGAATATGAATGATGTTGAAATCCGGGAAGCATATTTGTAGCGTCTCTATCCTCTCCAATTCTgtcgcaaagcttggccaaGCCTGAGGTTCCTTTATCATTATAATCAGTTCCTTAGAGTCTGTCCCGAAGCTCTGGCATGTTGAATGTTGAAGCATatattctccatcgcccatcgcagTGCTTCTACTTCCGAATGCAAAACCTGATTTGCGTCGAGTGAAATTTCTTGTCCCCATAAGTTGAATGTTCCCATAACTGTCCATCTAGAGCCATCCACATTCACTAAAGTGAGCAGAGgatgtccaagatccatctaacaagcaaatattacccaagcttatgacttgGGATTCGTCAATATTGTTATCTTGTATCACTGGTTGTACCACTTCGTTGGCATCAAACCAGGCTTGGCATTCACTTCATGCATGTCGAACTAGCTCCAAAGGATCTCTATCTACCCCCTAAAAACTTTGTCATTTCTAACATTTcaaatataccatattatccagGAATAAGGATTTATATCTTGTTCTGACTCGATAATGTTGTTTTTCCTCCATAATAGGTAATCCATATTTGTGTAGATGCTTGGTACTGGAAATATACATGGGGTTCTTGGAGTTGATAATAATGATCAAACTTGGAGAGCTGACGGACATTCGAATATGGCATGGGTTACAGTTTCTTCTAGTTCTTCACATCTTGGGCAGTAGTTGTCACACCTCATATTGCGTCTTGTTAAGTTCCTCGTTACTGTCACATGACCAGTTAacaattgccatataagatgacatatcttcATAGGTGTCTTTAGCTTTCAAGCAAAGGCTTCGAGCTTAGTGATGCTTGGTTCaaaaacttcattttcttccgctgtcgttaataaattttgagccacccaatatccagatttaatTGTGTATTGGCCATTCCTTATATAGTTTCAACAGGATGTATCACGATGATGAGTTGAGCTTATATCCAAGCTCCTTATGAATGGTATGTCCTCCGGATGTACAATTACAAGCTTAAATGTGATAATCAACAATCGTTTATAAAATTGGTGTTATTGGGAGTTGTATTTTTAACCATTTAACTCATAacacaagattttgaaaatactACTTAaataccttaaatttttagaatcattatatcaatgtattttcatataatttcacaataaacaaaattctcctaatttttaaaatcaacaaacttTATATAAATCTTACTCCTACTAACACCCCCTTGAgcatttaaaagttattttgcAAGTTTTTTTTAGGAAACACAACTAATATTCCCACTCTAACTCCACTGgactataatattaaaaatctgACTAAAATATACTTTACAAGTGTATACATTTCTTACTCTCTCTAACCTCcgaaataaaattgaaattggatgttaataagaataaaaaattatttttaaaaaaacaggAATAAGATTGGATCTGTCtttgtaaataaaatacaaCCAACGCTGCATTCCCCTTAATTTGGAGGCATTCTACAAGTGGCCTTAGATAATCTCGAAAAGCCATTAcgaaaaatatagatttatgaaCAGCGATATCTTTCTTTAGGCAATTTGTGTCGTCTAATTTTTTATAGAGCCATGTTGTACTAACATTGAGGGAAAAAAGGCATCGCCCTGCTTGCTAGACAGAATAAAACGTGGCATAatagacaacaaaaaaaaaaacgtgacataataaaaatgattGTACCTTTTTAAGATCAATATATTTATGAATCAAGAAGACAAATATATCCAGCTGTTTTTGTACTCTAGACAAATAAAATTGAAAGTCAATAATTTGAactaaactaaattatttatagcagattaaaagaagaaaatgctgaaaataaaacaaaaaagaaataaaataatttttggacttttcttttcaaataaaaaatggaaacatataaaatatctaaaacaaaTTAAGTGACATTACGAAATATCTCATTGTATTGCGGTCTAATTCAAAACCTCTTTACTATtattccaatatatatatatacaaattaataaATGTTGAATACGAGTATTTTCAAGAGAAAATTATAACTTTATCTCAAATCTgacactattttttaaatttatttttaaatgtcaactatttcaataaatattttaaatatattataaaatacaaaaatatccctcataaatattttaaaattatttataaaagttttaaaacacaATCCCATGCACCCACTAAATACTATATCATGAACAGTAACCACTAAATCATAGATGCAAATTTTAAAGtgtttttgaaaaatagtaTCCTATTCAAtgtatttaaaacatttttttatattttcaatgcaaTTTTAAGTTCTTTTAAGCTTTCTTTAGCCCAAAGAAGGTTCTATATATGCCAACTATCTTTATTTGTTAGTGGAGGGAAAGATCACTAATTAagtaatttaaaatgttttaaaaattgtggaAAAACAGAAACATATTTGTAAGAGAAATCAGATCATATAACCATACCAATATCAAAATTTAGTAAATGACCATAATAAGTCATGTG is part of the Brassica rapa cultivar Chiifu-401-42 chromosome A09, CAAS_Brap_v3.01, whole genome shotgun sequence genome and harbors:
- the LOC103837775 gene encoding LOW QUALITY PROTEIN: protein NUCLEAR FUSION DEFECTIVE 4 (The sequence of the model RefSeq protein was modified relative to this genomic sequence to represent the inferred CDS: inserted 2 bases in 2 codons; deleted 4 bases in 3 codons), whose amino-acid sequence is TSFFYNGHSEISLSSSALKWLGFVTAVWVQSISGNNYTFSNYSGALKSLMNLNQLQLNNLSVAKDVGKAFGILAGLASDRLSTPVILLIGSLEGLLGYGVQWLVVSRTITPLPYWQMCIFLCMGGNSTTWMNTAVLVTCIRNFRRNRGPVSGILKGYVGLSTAIHTDLCTALFSNDPASFLVLLAVVPFGVCLTAXFFLREIPPASSADEESEETRYFAVFNILAVVVAVYLQSYDIIGIKTGVFSVVFASVLLFLLFSPIAIPFHSFIRSLNRGEEQDVEGRVQEPLLRSAEKEEVVVRRGESCGGEEEAGVGRRHTIMEAMLTVDFWVLFVSFLCGVGTGLAVMNNMGQIGLALGYTDVSIFVSMTSIWGFFFGRILSGXLSEHFLKKAGTPRPLWNAASQILMAVGYLLMALAVPNSLYIGSMVVGVCYGVRLAITVPTASELFGLKYYGLIYNILVLNLPLGSFLFSGLLAGFLYDAEATPTPGGGNTCVGAHCYRLVFLVMALASIIGVGLDILLAYRTKEIYAKIHASKKAKSSGSDLS